One genomic window of Planctomycetia bacterium includes the following:
- a CDS encoding TIGR01777 family oxidoreductase: VYPTRNLIDAVGSLGLRPKTLVCASAVGYYGDRGEELLDENSPAGSGFLADVCKSWEHEAARGRDMGMRVVSVRIGVVFGKNGGALKKMLTPFKLGVGGVLGNGKQWMPWIHIDDLVNMLLFAAEHAELEGPINGVAPEPATNREFTKTLAATLHRPAIFPVPEFAVRLAFGEVADVLLASQRVAPKVGQELGFEYRFGRLGEALKDVVG; the protein is encoded by the coding sequence CGTGTATCCCACGCGCAACCTGATCGACGCCGTGGGCTCGCTGGGCCTGCGTCCGAAGACCCTGGTTTGCGCGTCGGCCGTCGGCTACTACGGCGACCGCGGCGAGGAGTTGCTCGACGAAAATTCACCGGCCGGATCGGGCTTTCTGGCCGATGTTTGTAAGTCCTGGGAGCACGAGGCGGCGCGCGGGCGCGACATGGGGATGCGGGTGGTCTCCGTGCGGATTGGCGTGGTGTTCGGCAAAAACGGCGGGGCGCTCAAGAAGATGCTCACGCCGTTCAAACTCGGCGTCGGCGGCGTGCTGGGAAACGGCAAGCAATGGATGCCGTGGATTCACATCGACGACCTGGTCAACATGCTGCTCTTCGCGGCGGAACACGCGGAACTCGAAGGCCCCATCAACGGCGTGGCGCCGGAACCGGCGACCAACCGCGAGTTCACCAAGACGCTCGCCGCCACGCTGCACCGCCCGGCGATCTTCCCGGTTCCCGAGTTCGCTGTCCGCCTAGCATTCGGCGAAGTGGCGGACGTGCTGCTGGCGTCCCAACGGGTGGCGCCGAAGGTGGGGCAGGAACTTGGGTTTGAGTACCGGTTTGGGCGATTGGGGGAGGCGCTGAAGGATGTGGTTGGTTAG